The genomic window TCCCCGCTGAGCGGCTTCATGACCAAGGCCGACTGGAAAGGCGTTTGTGAAAAGTTCCTCATGGCCGACGGCACCTTCTGGCCCGTCCCGGTCACCCTCGACACCGATGACGAAGAAGTCAAAGTCGGTGACGAAATCGCTCTGGAAGCCCCGGACGGCATCATCTACGCCACTATGAAGGTGGAAGAAAAGTACGAGATGACCGAAGCCGACAAAAAGTGGGAATCCGAAATGGTCTACAAAGGCCACGGCGAAGACTCCGAAGGCGACTTCTTCAAGACCGCCCTCGAAGACCACATCGGCGTCCAGATGGTCATGGCCCAGGGCAAGTTCAACCTGGCCGGACCCGTGAAAGTCCTCTCCGAAGGCGACTACGCCGAGCGTTACCCCGGCGTATACCTGACCCCCGCCCAGATCCGTGCCGAAATGGAAAAGCGCGGCTGGAACAACGTGGCCGCCCTGCAGCTGCGTAACCCCATGCACCGCTCCCACGAGTTCCTGGCCAAAATCGCCGTGGAAGTCTGCGACGGCGTGGTCATCCACTCCCTCATCGGTAACCTGAAGCCTGGCGATATCCCGGGATCCGTGCGCATCAAGTGCATCCAGACCCTCATCGACAAGTACTTCGTGCCCGAAAACGTCATCAACGCCGGTTACCCGCTGGACATGCGTTACGCCGGTCCGCGCGAAGCCCTGCTGCACGCCACCTTCCGTCAGAACTACGG from Paucidesulfovibrio gracilis DSM 16080 includes these protein-coding regions:
- the sat gene encoding sulfate adenylyltransferase — translated: MSKLVPPHGGKGLVCCLLEGAELDAEKKKAEGLKKIQISNRAKGDLIMMGIGGFSPLSGFMTKADWKGVCEKFLMADGTFWPVPVTLDTDDEEVKVGDEIALEAPDGIIYATMKVEEKYEMTEADKKWESEMVYKGHGEDSEGDFFKTALEDHIGVQMVMAQGKFNLAGPVKVLSEGDYAERYPGVYLTPAQIRAEMEKRGWNNVAALQLRNPMHRSHEFLAKIAVEVCDGVVIHSLIGNLKPGDIPGSVRIKCIQTLIDKYFVPENVINAGYPLDMRYAGPREALLHATFRQNYGINNMLIGRDHAGVGDFYGLFEAQEIFDRIPYATEACPEPGKALITKPMKIDWTFYCYKCDGMASMRSCPHTKEDRVILSGTKLRKGLSEGTEIPDHFGRDEVLDILRDYYENLTEKVEVKMQKAASGSDMK